A single region of the Lepeophtheirus salmonis chromosome 12, UVic_Lsal_1.4, whole genome shotgun sequence genome encodes:
- the LOC121126978 gene encoding carboxypeptidase O — MRVYENKSNLLLTILLFGYSFAKSYQNYEVIKIGSNYLSTPNMNDDMLNEIINSTSCEDMDEFNRNGPLHILCRNNETIIIKKIARKYNVNFVVTTKNINEEIETSEVGRSFDVIDLNSFNHDTYLGVSSMEKWLESLEHKYNEFMEIKIIGKSHQNRKIFCIEISTNKNNPIVLIDAGIHAREWIAPATSLFVIEIIGEFHQSEEMKKFQWHIIPNANPDGYHFTRTEDRFWSKNRRNPDKGSKCSGVNLNRNFPSGFGKGPKNPCARAYIGKYPLSEPETKAIADYVKSIVHNNVIMALSFHCFGQTLFTPFAYDGPSSHPLLELMHTMLEDATHHMLPNYYQYGLVRTYLRYKNEGIGGTSMDFYADQGIPFAYTWELPDMGQHGMLMPSRKIQEIGKEVMTGLSRMTAWIYKNQREINVSSKNNPKLDLKSTTSTISSIKSWNNCCSKIKVESFGPSNDQHSSSMGIYEAINNPSIEYNGERFVYKKTTNIPEKNPRFLYYLPIYEIWMVGNKLGQSYATLFHFEDSLCPEKLTGSWFYYDNSWKNSDRSLKVSCF; from the exons ATGAGggtttatgaaaataaatcaaacttatTATTAACAATTCTACTGTTTGGATACAGTTTTGCTAAGAGTTATCAAAATTATGAAGTTATTaag ATTGGTTCAAATTATTTGAGTACACCAAATATGAATGACGATATGCTGAATGAGATAATAAATTCAACAAGCTGTGAAGATATGGATGAATTCAATAGGAACGGACCACTACACATTCTATGTAGAAATAATGAAAccatcatcataaaaaaaattgcaagaaaatataatgttaat tttgtGGTAaccactaaaaatataaatgaagaaatagaGACATCAGAAGTTGGAAGGAGTTTTGATGTTATTGATCTTAATTCTTTCAATCACGACACCTATTTGGGTGTCTCAAGTATGGAAAAATGGCTAGAAAGTTTGGAACATAAGTATAATGAATTcatggaaattaaaataatcggAAAGAGTCATCAAAATCGAAAAATATTCTGTATTGAAAtatcaacaaacaaaaataatcctATCGTATTAATTGATGCAGGAATTCATGCTCGTGAATGGATTGCACCTGCAACTTCATTGTTTGTAATTGAAA TCATTGGCGAATTTCATCAATCTGAAGAGATGAAGAAATTTCAATGGCATATAATACCAAATGCTAACCCTGATGGCTACCATTTTACACGTACTGAAGACAGATTTTGGTCTAAAAATCGTCGAAATCCTGATAAAGGCTCAAAATGTTCAGGCgttaatttaaatagaaattttcCATCAGGGTTCGGTAAAGGCCCAAAAAATCCTTGTGCTAGAGCCTATATTGGAAAATATCCTTTGTCAGAACCAGAAACAAAAGCTATAGCTGATTATGTTAAATCTATTGTCCATAACAATGTTATTATGGCTTTATCATTTCATTGTTTTGGACAAACTTTATTTACACCTTTCGCATATGATGGTCCTTCCTCACATCCATTGTTAGAG ttgATGCATACAATGCTTGAAGATGCTACACATCATATGCTTCCAAACTACTATCAa TATGGATTAGTAAGAACATATTTGCGTtacaaaaatgaaggaattggAGGGACTTCAATGGATTTTTATGCAGATCAAGGAATACCTTTTGCATACACTTGGGAGTTGCCAGACATGGGACAACACGGAATGTTGATGCCTTCACGTAAGATCCAAGAAATAGGCAAAGAAGTAATGACAGGACTATCTCGAATGACTGCATGGATTTATAAGAACCAAAGGGAAATAAACGTATCAAGTAAGA ATAATCCAAAATTAGACTTAAAATCGACAACTTCAACAATCTCTTCAATAAAATCTTGGAATAAttgttgttcaaaaattaaagttgaaaGTTTTGGACCTTCAAATGATCAACACTCTTCTAGTATGGGGATTTATGAGGCGATTAATAATCCATCTATAGAATACAACGGTGAAAGGTTTGTGTATAAAAAGACAACAAATATCCCTGAAAAAAATCCTAG atttttatactatttaccTATCTACGAAATATGGATGGTTGGAAATAAATTGGGTCAGTCATATGCcacattatttcattttgaagattCACTATGTCCTGAAAAGTTAACGGGATCTTGGTTTTACTATGATAACTCTTGGAAAAATAGCGATAGATCATTAAAAGTTTcatgcttttaa